The DNA region CTCCTCAACGTCCGGTACCCCTCTGCCCTTGAGGAGTTGTTCAAGCCGTGCATAGTCAGCCTCCCGGTTGTCTCGTATTTCTCTGAAATCGAGAAATACATGGTACTGGTAGGCCCCGAGTTCGATATAGAGACCCTCTTCTGCCAATTTCTTGCCCTGGCGTATGTATTCCAGCCCTGATTTCAGGTCCCGGAAGATACAGAAGCAAGAATCTTCCCTGCAGACCGACAAACCCTCGGCCAGGGTCTTCTGAACCCGTATCTTCTCCCCGGGCCGCCTGCCTGCAACAGCCATCGATGTGGAGATCCTCACCCAGCCACTGGCGGTCTCGTACTTGTTGTTGTAAATGATCAGAACCCGCTCATCTCCCCTCCGGTTGGAGTAAGCGAAGACGTTTTCATTGACCCTGCCGTCGCTTTCGTAGAAATCGTAAAGAACGAAATTCTCCACACCGCTGAAAAGATGCCGCCTCCTCAGGAGGGGGAAGATTTCGGCTTCATGCCTCTCAAGGAGGTTCCTATCCGGTTCTTCATTCCAGTAGGCCTTCCTGTACTCCATCCCGTACTTTTCAGCCAATCCCTCGATCTGACCGTGGCCGAACATGGGAAGCCCCGGCATGGTTACCATCATAAGGGTCACACCGAAGTATTTGTCTCCCTTGCCGAACTGGGCGGCAGCGGTCGCTTCGTCCGGGTTGTTCATGAAATTCACGAAGCGTTTCAGAATTTCAGGATCGAATTCCAACACATTCTTCACGACTCTGCGGTACTTGGCATTTTCTTCCATCTTCAGCATGTTCATGAAGGCACTGTTGTAGACCCTATGCATTCCTAAGGTCCTGACGAAGTATCCCTCCATGAGCCAGAAGGCCTCGGCCAAAAGGAGTGTATCGGGGACCTCCCGCCTTACTCGATCAACCACCTCTCTCCAGAACTCGAGGGGAAACCGCCTCTCAAATTCCTCTCCCCTCATCCCGTGTTCTGCACGGGATGGAATGTCCCCTCCGGTCCCGGGTTCCGGATACCAGAGGCGCTGGAAGTGCCTTTTCGTCAGGGTCATGGCTGCATCGAACCGAACAATGGGAAACTTCCGGGCCACCTCAAGGATCACCTGAATTACGGCACCACGGACCTCCTCGTCCAGAAAGTTGAGTTGAGCCGTGTCGTTCCAGGGCATGCTTGTTCCGTCATTGCCGTGATAGATGAATCTCACCTCCCCGGTCGTCCTATCCACTCTTTTGAAGACGACAGATGCATCACTGCGATCCCAGTAGCCATCTTCGATGTAGATCCCCACCCGTGGATCATGAGAAAGGTCCGGCCCACTGAAGCTGTACCCCGGAAAGGGGCAATGGTCCAACTGGAGGAACCGGTTGGGGTGTTCCATTACCCAGCGGGAGTCAATGCCCGTATGGTTGGGAACCATGTCGCTGGCCAGCCGGATCCCCCTCTTCCAGGCCCGGTCCCTGAGGTCCTGATAGGCCTGCTCACCTCCCAGATCGGCTGCAACCACGTAGTCGTAGATCGCATAGG from Deltaproteobacteria bacterium includes:
- a CDS encoding alpha-amylase, with translation ERFSKDLDWMPRVVLIAKSAYVWLDQLSKKYGRQISRLDQIPDEEIDTIARWGFTGLWLIGIWERSPASRRIKQLTGNPEALASAYAIYDYVVAADLGGEQAYQDLRDRAWKRGIRLASDMVPNHTGIDSRWVMEHPNRFLQLDHCPFPGYSFSGPDLSHDPRVGIYIEDGYWDRSDASVVFKRVDRTTGEVRFIYHGNDGTSMPWNDTAQLNFLDEEVRGAVIQVILEVARKFPIVRFDAAMTLTKRHFQRLWYPEPGTGGDIPSRAEHGMRGEEFERRFPLEFWREVVDRVRREVPDTLLLAEAFWLMEGYFVRTLGMHRVYNSAFMNMLKMEENAKYRRVVKNVLEFDPEILKRFVNFMNNPDEATAAAQFGKGDKYFGVTLMMVTMPGLPMFGHGQIEGLAEKYGMEYRKAYWNEEPDRNLLERHEAEIFPLLRRRHLFSGVENFVLYDFYESDGRVNENVFAYSNRRGDERVLIIYNNKYETASGWVRISTSMAVAGRRPGEKIRVQKTLAEGLSVCREDSCFCIFRDLKSGLEYIRQGKKLAEEGLYIELGAYQYHVFLDFREIRDNREADYARLEQLLKGRGVPDVEEALKEMLFAPIHGPFREIVNPLMVQRIIEVRADGIESPQSKESIGLLRDNMETFLHRLQERAGVTGNPAEAARKFIDGVRAILWFTRLDGSQEARRFEELGDVLSDVKVRIRAEMDLKSPFWRVSLAWLVLRHAGGMMCGYGGAWQNASWIDEWILGKIIGQTFQSLGCDETRAWQETDLVRILVFHCDWFARRREETRSRLKGLFYESEVQLFLQFNWYDNVLWFHKERFAELTDWLFLVSVIELVAGKTRMDRKTAEGLMERHRIMEELRREAASSGYRVEGMLDRLNRF